In a single window of the Streptomyces sp. NBC_00094 genome:
- the nadE gene encoding ammonia-dependent NAD(+) synthetase, with amino-acid sequence MTDPASTALQQQIARDLEVSDTFDPAVEIERRVAFLAERLTSTGLRSLVLGISGGVDSTTAGRLCQLAVERVRAAGHDATFHAMRLPYGVQADESDAQTALGFIRADQVLTVDVKAASDAALEACLAGGVTFRDAHHQDFVQGNIKARQRMIAQYAVAGAHDGLVVGTDHAAEAVSGFFTKFGDGAADVVPLTGLTKRRVRAVAAELGAPAELVWKTPTADLETLDPGKPDEDALGVTYDDIDDFLEGKPVAEAAFASIVRRYELTEHKRQLPIAP; translated from the coding sequence GTGACCGACCCGGCGTCCACCGCCCTCCAGCAGCAGATCGCCCGGGATCTCGAGGTGTCCGACACCTTCGACCCGGCCGTGGAGATCGAGCGCCGAGTGGCCTTCCTCGCCGAGCGCCTCACCTCCACCGGGCTGCGCTCCCTCGTCCTCGGCATCAGCGGCGGCGTCGACTCGACGACCGCCGGCCGGCTCTGCCAGCTCGCCGTCGAGCGGGTCCGCGCCGCGGGCCACGACGCCACCTTCCACGCCATGCGCCTGCCGTACGGCGTCCAGGCCGACGAGAGCGACGCGCAGACCGCCCTCGGCTTCATCCGCGCCGACCAGGTCCTCACCGTCGACGTGAAGGCGGCCAGCGACGCGGCCCTGGAGGCCTGCCTCGCGGGCGGTGTGACCTTCCGTGACGCCCACCACCAGGACTTCGTGCAGGGCAACATCAAGGCCCGCCAGCGGATGATCGCCCAGTACGCCGTCGCCGGCGCCCACGACGGTCTCGTCGTCGGCACCGACCACGCCGCCGAGGCGGTCTCCGGCTTCTTCACCAAGTTCGGCGACGGCGCCGCCGACGTCGTCCCGCTCACCGGTCTCACCAAGCGGCGCGTCCGCGCGGTCGCCGCCGAGCTCGGCGCCCCGGCCGAGCTGGTGTGGAAGACCCCGACGGCCGACCTGGAGACCCTGGACCCGGGCAAGCCCGACGAGGACGCGCTCGGTGTCACGTACGACGACATCGACGACTTCCTGGAGGGCAAGCCGGTCGCGGAGGCCGCCTTCGCCTCCATCGTCCGCCGCTACGAGCTCACCGAGCACAAGCGGCAGCTCCCGATCGCCCCCTGA
- a CDS encoding VOC family protein, translated as MFGETTAFSGFSVDDLDAARRFYGETLGLKVEESGEGDMRMLFLTLAGGNRIFVYPKENHTPATYTILNFQVDDVDRAVDELAARGVTLERYPGFDADEKGIVRGAGGDGGAGGPSIAWFTDPAGNVLSVLQDM; from the coding sequence ATGTTCGGCGAGACCACGGCGTTCAGCGGCTTCTCGGTCGACGACCTCGACGCCGCCCGGCGCTTCTACGGCGAGACCCTGGGCCTGAAGGTGGAGGAGAGCGGCGAGGGCGACATGCGCATGCTCTTCCTCACCCTGGCCGGCGGGAACCGGATCTTCGTCTACCCCAAGGAGAACCACACCCCCGCCACGTACACGATCCTCAACTTCCAGGTCGACGACGTCGACCGGGCCGTGGACGAGCTGGCGGCGCGCGGGGTGACCCTGGAGCGCTACCCGGGCTTCGACGCGGACGAGAAGGGCATCGTGCGGGGCGCCGGGGGAGACGGAGGCGCCGGAGGACCGTCCATCGCCTGGTTCACGGACCCGGCGGGGAACGTCCTCTCCGTCCTCCAGGACATGTGA
- a CDS encoding ABC transporter permease: protein MTAPPDDCLARNEWICGAYVSTRSEILTDAVVQHLQLTAVSVALGLLLALPLAVVARRWRWSAGPVLGITTVLYTIPSLAMFSLLLPVYGLSAALVVAGLVLYSLTLLVRNILAGLRAVPEETRQAARGLGYGPVRLLLTVELPLALPAAMAGLRIATVSAVSLVTIGAIVGHGGLGNLIYAGMNSYFKAQVLTASVLCVLIAVTADLLLLGAERLLTPWTRRQGA, encoded by the coding sequence GTGACCGCGCCGCCCGACGACTGCCTCGCCCGCAACGAGTGGATCTGTGGCGCCTACGTGTCCACACGGAGCGAGATCCTCACCGACGCCGTCGTCCAGCACCTCCAGCTGACCGCCGTCTCCGTCGCCCTCGGTCTCCTCCTGGCCCTTCCGCTCGCCGTCGTCGCCCGCCGCTGGCGCTGGTCGGCCGGCCCCGTCCTCGGGATCACCACGGTCCTGTACACGATCCCCTCGCTCGCGATGTTCTCGCTGCTCCTGCCCGTGTACGGACTCTCCGCCGCCCTGGTCGTGGCCGGCCTCGTCCTGTACTCGCTCACCCTCCTCGTACGGAACATCCTCGCCGGACTCCGGGCCGTCCCCGAGGAGACCCGCCAGGCCGCGCGCGGCCTCGGATACGGCCCCGTACGCCTGCTCCTCACCGTCGAACTGCCCCTCGCGCTGCCCGCCGCCATGGCCGGGCTGCGCATCGCCACCGTGTCCGCGGTCTCCCTCGTCACCATCGGCGCGATCGTCGGCCACGGCGGCCTCGGCAACCTCATCTACGCGGGCATGAACAGCTACTTCAAGGCCCAGGTCCTCACCGCCTCCGTCCTCTGCGTCCTCATCGCCGTCACCGCCGACCTGCTCCTCCTCGGTGCCGAACGGCTGCTCACCCCCTGGACCCGGAGGCAGGGCGCGTGA
- a CDS encoding ABC transporter permease — MTTLTDAWSWLTTAAHWSGENGVGNRLGEHLFLTVVCLALSCLVALPVALVLGHLGKGGALAVNLANAGRAVPTFAVLVLLLLSPVGPYGEWPTIIALVLFAVPPLLTNAYVGMRGVDADVVRAARGMGMTGGQTLARVELPLALPMVLTGVRIAAVQLVATATVAALAGGGGLGRIITAGFNLASTPQVVAGAVLVAALALVVEAVFEGVQRLAPAGARGSGA, encoded by the coding sequence GTGACCACGCTGACCGACGCCTGGTCCTGGCTCACCACCGCCGCGCACTGGTCCGGAGAGAACGGCGTCGGGAACCGGCTCGGCGAGCACCTGTTCCTCACCGTCGTCTGCCTCGCCCTCAGCTGCCTCGTCGCCCTCCCCGTCGCCCTCGTCCTCGGCCACCTCGGCAAGGGCGGCGCGCTCGCCGTGAACCTCGCCAACGCCGGACGGGCCGTCCCGACCTTCGCCGTCCTCGTCCTGCTCCTCCTCAGCCCCGTCGGCCCGTACGGCGAGTGGCCGACGATCATCGCTCTCGTCCTCTTCGCCGTGCCCCCGCTGCTCACCAACGCGTACGTCGGGATGCGCGGCGTCGACGCCGACGTCGTACGGGCCGCCCGGGGCATGGGCATGACGGGCGGTCAGACGCTGGCCCGGGTCGAGCTGCCGCTCGCGCTGCCGATGGTCCTCACCGGCGTACGGATCGCCGCCGTCCAGCTCGTCGCCACCGCGACCGTGGCCGCGCTCGCGGGCGGGGGCGGACTCGGCCGGATCATCACCGCGGGGTTCAACCTCGCCTCGACTCCCCAGGTGGTCGCCGGGGCCGTCCTCGTCGCCGCCCTCGCGCTCGTCGTGGAGGCGGTCTTCGAGGGCGTCCAGCGTCTCGCGCCCGCCGGGGCGCGGGGGAGCGGCGCGTGA
- a CDS encoding ABC transporter substrate-binding protein, with product MTSPRVSAAALVLLLAASVSVAACAEGPSLEERGEVTAAPGGSRDLTVGSAGFTESDLLAQMYALLLQEAGYRTKILSVTNRELYEPALESGQIDVVPEYAATFADWLNAKVNGPDAPTVGSPDLTATMTALRALATPRGLTVLDPGRAVDQNAFAVTAAFAAEHRLRTLSDLGATGLPVRLAAGDECVQRPYCAPGLKKVYGIDVTAVDPQGVGTTQAKQAVQSGRDQLVLTTTTDATLDDFGLVLLDDDRQLQNADHIVPVVNRARAGSAAVTETLGLLNTVLTTADLAELNEQVDSWRRLPEDVARNYLTGKGLLPD from the coding sequence GTGACATCGCCCCGCGTATCCGCGGCCGCCCTCGTGCTGCTGCTCGCGGCCTCCGTCTCCGTCGCCGCCTGCGCCGAGGGCCCGAGCCTGGAGGAGCGCGGCGAGGTCACGGCCGCGCCCGGCGGCAGCCGCGACCTGACCGTCGGCTCGGCCGGATTCACCGAGAGCGACCTGCTGGCACAGATGTACGCGCTGCTGCTCCAGGAGGCCGGATACCGCACGAAGATCCTCTCCGTCACCAACCGCGAGCTGTACGAGCCCGCTCTGGAGAGCGGGCAGATCGACGTCGTCCCGGAGTACGCCGCCACCTTCGCCGACTGGCTGAACGCCAAGGTCAACGGGCCGGACGCGCCGACCGTCGGCTCGCCCGACCTGACCGCCACCATGACCGCCCTGCGCGCGCTCGCCACCCCGCGCGGGCTCACCGTGCTCGACCCCGGCCGGGCCGTCGACCAGAACGCCTTCGCCGTGACCGCCGCCTTCGCCGCCGAGCACCGCTTGAGGACCCTCAGCGACCTCGGGGCCACCGGGCTCCCCGTCCGGCTCGCGGCCGGCGACGAATGCGTCCAGCGGCCGTACTGCGCCCCCGGCCTGAAGAAGGTCTACGGGATCGACGTGACCGCCGTCGACCCCCAGGGCGTCGGCACGACCCAGGCGAAGCAGGCCGTCCAGAGCGGCCGGGACCAGCTGGTGCTCACGACCACGACCGACGCCACCCTCGACGACTTCGGGCTCGTCCTGCTCGACGACGACAGGCAGCTGCAGAACGCCGACCACATCGTCCCCGTCGTCAACCGCGCCCGCGCCGGGAGCGCGGCCGTCACCGAGACCCTCGGCCTGCTCAACACCGTTCTGACCACCGCCGATCTGGCCGAGCTCAACGAACAGGTGGACAGCTGGCGCCGTCTCCCCGAGGACGTGGCGAGGAACTACCTCACCGGGAAGGGCCTCCTTCCGGACTGA
- a CDS encoding alpha/beta fold hydrolase — MTTYRQPGLVLTDHRFPVPLDHSRPDGERIEVYGRELVASGRAGKDREQLPWLVYLEGGPGFGARRFVGPQAWLGRAVREYRVLLLDQRGTGRSTPANRQTLPLRGTPREQADYLAHFRADSIVKDCETIRRRLTGGAPWTVLGQSFGGFCATHYLSTAPEGLETVLVTGGLPSLDATADEVYRAAYPRIRRKNEAHFARYPQDAERARAIAAHLLDREVTLPGGGLLTVEAFQSLGILLGSGDGTHQLHLLLEHAFVPTPGGPALADAFLEQVQAHLSYAGHPLYAVLHEAIYAQGEGPTDWAAERVRGEFPEFDAASALAGGGPFLFTGETVHPWHFTTDPALRPLRETASILAEREDWDRLYDPERLAANEVPVAAAVYHDDMYVDTDHSLETASAVRGLRTWVTDEFEHDGVRAGGPRVLDRLLSLARDEA; from the coding sequence GTGACCACCTACCGCCAGCCGGGCCTCGTCCTCACCGACCACCGCTTCCCCGTCCCCCTCGACCACTCCCGCCCCGACGGCGAGCGGATCGAGGTCTACGGCCGTGAGCTCGTCGCGAGCGGCCGGGCAGGCAAGGACCGGGAACAGCTCCCCTGGCTGGTCTACCTGGAGGGCGGGCCGGGCTTCGGCGCCCGCCGTTTCGTCGGGCCGCAGGCCTGGCTGGGACGGGCCGTACGGGAGTACCGCGTCCTCCTCCTCGACCAGCGCGGCACCGGCCGCTCCACCCCCGCCAACCGCCAGACCCTGCCGCTGCGCGGCACCCCGCGCGAGCAGGCCGACTACCTCGCCCACTTCCGCGCCGACTCCATCGTCAAGGACTGCGAGACCATCCGGCGGCGGCTCACCGGCGGTGCCCCGTGGACCGTCCTCGGCCAGAGCTTCGGCGGCTTCTGCGCCACCCACTACCTCTCCACCGCCCCCGAGGGCCTGGAGACCGTCCTCGTGACCGGCGGCCTGCCCTCCCTGGACGCCACGGCCGACGAGGTCTACCGCGCCGCCTACCCCCGCATCCGGCGCAAGAACGAGGCCCACTTCGCCCGCTACCCGCAGGACGCCGAACGGGCCCGGGCGATCGCCGCCCACCTCCTCGACCGCGAGGTCACCCTCCCCGGCGGCGGGCTCCTCACCGTCGAGGCCTTCCAGTCCCTCGGCATCCTCCTCGGCTCCGGCGACGGCACCCACCAGCTCCATCTGCTCCTGGAGCACGCGTTCGTGCCGACCCCGGGCGGCCCCGCGCTCGCCGACGCCTTCCTCGAGCAGGTCCAGGCCCACCTGTCGTACGCGGGACACCCGCTCTACGCCGTGCTCCACGAGGCGATCTACGCCCAGGGGGAAGGGCCCACGGACTGGGCCGCCGAGCGTGTCCGCGGCGAGTTCCCCGAGTTCGACGCGGCCTCGGCGCTCGCCGGAGGCGGGCCGTTCCTCTTCACCGGCGAGACCGTCCACCCCTGGCACTTCACCACCGACCCGGCCCTGCGGCCGCTTCGCGAGACCGCCTCGATCCTCGCCGAGCGAGAGGACTGGGACCGGCTCTACGACCCCGAGCGGCTCGCCGCCAACGAGGTCCCGGTCGCCGCCGCCGTCTACCACGACGACATGTACGTGGACACCGACCACTCCCTCGAAACGGCGAGCGCGGTACGCGGCCTGCGGACCTGGGTGACCGACGAGTTCGAGCACGACGGGGTACGGGCAGGGGGCCCGCGCGTCCTGGACCGGCTGCTCTCCCTCGCCAGGGACGAGGCCTGA
- a CDS encoding substrate-binding domain-containing protein, with amino-acid sequence MAGRETPASGRELKFRALMAELRRGILDGTWPPGSKLPTERALATETGLSVTTVRRAYEDLVALGLVERRQGAGTFAAHRPERDRTGRRIVGVLVPDTTFYYPRVLQGIEKELAADGARLVLACSHYDPDEEDAAVERLLSAGVHGLLLVPSLHTATDPGRRAEELLALPVPAVLVERRLAAQGPGDATEHVCTDHEGGAYDAVRHLHALGHERLGLVIRTDAPTTAPIESGFTRALHDLGLPEAPPYERDVMARWDPDRADLALAALRAAGVTAALCFGDREAALMLGAARRAGLRVPEDLALISYDNEFADVAETPLTAVSPPKYQLGRLAAQILLRRLAEGDAAPLHQVQLRPRLVVRASCGGVRGAGGEQKSKR; translated from the coding sequence ATGGCGGGACGTGAGACTCCGGCGTCCGGCCGGGAGCTGAAGTTCCGGGCCCTCATGGCCGAGCTGCGGCGCGGCATCCTGGACGGCACGTGGCCGCCCGGCAGCAAACTCCCCACCGAACGGGCCCTCGCCACCGAGACGGGCCTGTCCGTGACCACCGTCCGCCGGGCGTACGAGGACCTCGTCGCCCTCGGTCTCGTCGAGCGCCGCCAGGGCGCGGGCACCTTCGCCGCCCACCGCCCCGAGCGGGACCGGACCGGCCGGCGGATCGTCGGCGTCCTCGTCCCCGACACCACGTTCTACTACCCGCGCGTCCTCCAGGGGATCGAGAAGGAGCTCGCGGCGGACGGTGCCCGGCTCGTCCTCGCCTGCTCGCACTACGACCCCGACGAGGAGGACGCCGCCGTCGAACGCCTCCTCTCCGCGGGCGTCCACGGACTCCTCCTCGTCCCGAGCCTGCACACCGCCACCGATCCCGGCCGGCGCGCCGAGGAACTCCTCGCCCTGCCCGTGCCCGCCGTCCTCGTCGAGCGCCGGCTCGCCGCCCAAGGCCCCGGCGACGCCACCGAGCACGTCTGCACCGACCACGAGGGCGGCGCCTACGACGCCGTACGCCATCTCCACGCCCTCGGCCACGAGCGCCTCGGTCTCGTCATCCGCACCGACGCGCCCACCACCGCGCCCATCGAGTCCGGCTTCACCCGGGCGCTCCACGACCTCGGACTGCCCGAAGCCCCGCCGTACGAGCGTGACGTGATGGCCCGCTGGGACCCGGACCGCGCGGACCTGGCCCTCGCCGCCCTGCGCGCCGCCGGCGTCACGGCCGCGCTCTGCTTCGGCGACCGGGAGGCGGCCCTGATGCTCGGGGCGGCCCGCCGCGCCGGGCTCCGGGTGCCCGAGGACCTCGCCCTGATCAGCTACGACAACGAGTTCGCCGACGTCGCGGAGACCCCGCTGACGGCCGTGTCGCCGCCCAAGTACCAGCTCGGCCGGCTCGCCGCGCAGATCCTCCTCCGACGCCTCGCCGAGGGGGACGCGGCCCCGCTCCACCAGGTGCAGCTGCGGCCCCGGCTCGTGGTCCGCGCCTCCTGCGGGGGAGTACGGGGAGCGGGAGGCGAGCAAAAGTCCAAGCGGTGA
- a CDS encoding SIS domain-containing protein, with product MSTHVIAEIASQPDCWRRAAETADRHAARLPRRGERVAVVGCGTSYFIARAYAALRESLGAGETDAFPASDRTPLGRGYDRIVALTRSGTTTEVVDLLTGAAGRIPTLVLTGVPDSPAGQLADETVDLGFADERSVVQTRFATTALQLLRAGLGVDLGPAIADAELVLYERFPAVWERRAQFTFLGTGWTVGLADEAALKLREVARAWTESYAAMEYRHGPISISDRTSLVCCLGPAPSGLRDEVESTGALFAADAIDPVAALVRAQRLAVALADRRGLNPDRPRHVSRSVILAGAFRPTAADAARILRS from the coding sequence ATGAGCACCCATGTCATCGCGGAGATCGCCAGCCAGCCCGACTGCTGGCGCCGAGCCGCCGAGACCGCCGACCGTCACGCCGCCCGGCTGCCCCGCCGGGGCGAACGCGTCGCGGTCGTCGGCTGCGGCACCTCGTACTTCATCGCCCGCGCCTACGCGGCGCTGCGCGAGTCCCTCGGCGCGGGCGAGACCGACGCCTTCCCCGCCTCCGACCGGACCCCGCTCGGCCGCGGCTACGACCGGATCGTGGCCCTCACCCGCTCCGGTACGACCACGGAGGTCGTGGACCTGCTCACGGGCGCCGCCGGCCGCATCCCGACGCTCGTGCTCACCGGTGTGCCCGACAGCCCCGCCGGACAGCTCGCCGACGAGACCGTCGACCTCGGCTTCGCCGACGAACGCTCCGTGGTCCAGACCCGGTTCGCGACCACCGCTCTCCAACTCCTGCGCGCGGGGCTCGGGGTGGACCTCGGGCCCGCGATCGCCGACGCGGAGCTCGTGCTCTACGAGCGGTTCCCCGCCGTCTGGGAGCGGCGCGCCCAGTTCACCTTCCTCGGCACCGGCTGGACCGTGGGGCTTGCCGACGAGGCGGCGCTCAAGCTCCGTGAGGTGGCCCGCGCCTGGACGGAGTCGTACGCGGCGATGGAGTACCGGCACGGCCCGATCAGCATCAGTGACCGGACCAGCCTGGTCTGCTGCCTCGGCCCCGCGCCCTCGGGTCTCCGGGACGAAGTGGAGTCCACGGGAGCCCTGTTCGCCGCCGACGCGATCGACCCGGTCGCCGCGCTCGTCCGCGCGCAGCGGCTCGCGGTCGCCCTCGCGGACCGCCGCGGCCTCAACCCCGACCGTCCGCGCCACGTTTCGCGCTCGGTGATCCTCGCCGGAGCGTTCCGCCCCACCGCCGCGGACGCGGCCCGTATCCTGCGTTCATGA
- a CDS encoding PIG-L deacetylase family protein produces the protein MIENDVKDLLDMPGDWQRALAVVAHPDDLEYGCAAAVADWTDAGKEVVYVLASRGEAGIDTLAPDVCGPLREQEQRDSAAVVGVDTVEFLDHRDGVIEYGLGLRRDIAAAIRRHRPELVVTLNHRDTWGGGPGAPWNTPDHLAVGRATLDAAADAGNRWIFPELTEQGLEPWNGVRWVAVAASSTPTHAVDAAPGLDRAIRSLLCHRAYIEALTDEDPEEYVRSFLTATTARAADRFGGRQAVTFELFAR, from the coding sequence ATGATCGAGAACGACGTCAAGGACCTCCTGGACATGCCCGGCGACTGGCAGCGAGCCCTCGCCGTCGTCGCCCACCCCGACGATCTGGAGTACGGCTGCGCCGCCGCCGTCGCCGACTGGACGGACGCCGGGAAGGAGGTCGTCTACGTCCTGGCCAGCCGTGGCGAGGCCGGCATCGACACCCTCGCCCCGGACGTCTGCGGCCCGCTGCGCGAGCAGGAGCAGCGGGACAGCGCCGCCGTCGTCGGCGTCGACACCGTCGAGTTCCTCGACCACCGCGACGGCGTGATCGAGTACGGGCTCGGGCTGCGCCGCGACATCGCGGCGGCGATCCGGCGCCACCGCCCCGAACTCGTCGTCACCCTCAACCATCGCGACACCTGGGGCGGCGGCCCCGGCGCCCCCTGGAACACCCCGGACCACCTGGCCGTCGGCCGCGCCACGCTCGACGCGGCGGCCGACGCGGGGAACCGCTGGATCTTCCCCGAGCTCACCGAGCAGGGCCTGGAGCCCTGGAACGGCGTGCGCTGGGTGGCGGTCGCGGCCTCCAGCACCCCGACGCACGCGGTCGACGCGGCCCCGGGCCTGGACCGCGCGATCCGCTCGCTGCTCTGTCACCGCGCCTACATCGAGGCCCTGACGGACGAGGACCCGGAGGAGTACGTCCGGTCCTTCCTCACCGCGACGACGGCCCGCGCGGCCGACCGCTTCGGCGGCCGCCAGGCGGTGACCTTCGAACTCTTCGCCCGCTGA
- a CDS encoding VOC family protein: MLGTQFTTGSPSWIDLGSPDTEAAAAFYGAVFGWEFRSAGPDAGGYGFFQQDGRTVAALGPLTEEGASSAWTVYFRTPDADATQKAAESAGGTVRLPAFDVMDAGRMAALTDPGGAEFAVWQPGSVQGLERTSSTNTLVWAELHVADPESVLAFYRTLFGWRWASMDAPGMTYRVISTAEGDQEDASFGGVAELQGETPHWIPYFAVEDADAIARSAQGNGGSVLMPAADIPDVGRIAWLADPFGAPFAVLKPAPMG; this comes from the coding sequence ATGCTCGGTACGCAGTTCACCACGGGTTCCCCCAGCTGGATCGACCTCGGCAGCCCCGACACCGAGGCCGCCGCCGCGTTCTACGGCGCCGTCTTCGGCTGGGAGTTCCGCTCGGCGGGACCGGACGCCGGCGGCTACGGCTTCTTCCAGCAGGACGGCCGCACGGTCGCCGCGCTCGGCCCGCTGACCGAGGAGGGCGCGAGCAGCGCCTGGACGGTGTACTTCCGGACGCCGGACGCGGACGCCACGCAGAAGGCCGCCGAGTCGGCGGGCGGCACCGTGCGCCTCCCGGCGTTCGACGTCATGGACGCGGGCCGCATGGCCGCCCTCACGGACCCGGGCGGCGCGGAGTTCGCCGTCTGGCAGCCGGGGAGCGTCCAGGGGCTGGAGCGGACCTCCTCGACCAACACCCTCGTCTGGGCGGAGCTCCACGTCGCCGACCCGGAGTCCGTCCTCGCCTTCTACCGGACGCTGTTCGGCTGGCGGTGGGCGTCGATGGACGCGCCCGGCATGACGTACCGGGTGATCTCGACCGCCGAGGGCGATCAGGAGGACGCCTCGTTCGGCGGAGTCGCCGAGCTCCAGGGGGAGACGCCCCACTGGATCCCGTACTTCGCGGTCGAGGACGCCGACGCGATCGCCCGCTCGGCACAGGGCAACGGCGGCTCGGTCCTCATGCCGGCGGCCGACATCCCGGACGTCGGCCGGATCGCCTGGCTCGCCGACCCCTTCGGCGCCCCCTTCGCGGTACTGAAGCCCGCGCCGATGGGGTGA
- a CDS encoding NAD(P)/FAD-dependent oxidoreductase produces MSTKLRSTDMTLTKERYDVVVVGGGAAGLSAALILGRSRRRTLVVDAGEPRNAPAAHMHGVLSRDGMSPAAYLEAGRREIAAYGVERRAGRVAGAEPDGRGGFTVSLADGTAVGARRLVVTTGLVDELPEVDGVAERWGRDVLHCPYCHGWEVRDRAFGVIAHPRMPAHQALMVSNWSEDVTLFVHTADELTAHDAALLDAAGVEVVTGEVTGLVVEDDRLTGVRLADGRVVARSVVFVGADRLAARDGVLRQLGAALRETPFGEFVTVDETGRTSVPGVWAAGNVTGPQEQVVNAVGQGYRAGVAINSELLLGDLEDVVAGRPRG; encoded by the coding sequence ATGAGCACGAAGCTGAGGAGTACGGACATGACCCTGACGAAGGAGCGGTACGACGTCGTGGTGGTCGGCGGCGGTGCGGCGGGGCTCAGCGCCGCGCTGATCCTGGGCCGGTCGCGGCGGCGCACCCTGGTGGTCGACGCGGGCGAGCCCCGCAACGCACCCGCCGCCCACATGCACGGCGTGCTGTCCAGGGACGGGATGAGCCCCGCCGCGTACCTGGAGGCAGGACGGCGCGAGATCGCCGCGTACGGGGTGGAGCGGCGGGCCGGACGGGTGGCCGGCGCGGAGCCGGACGGGCGCGGCGGGTTCACCGTGTCCCTCGCGGACGGTACGGCCGTCGGGGCGCGGCGGCTCGTCGTCACGACCGGGCTCGTCGACGAGCTCCCGGAGGTCGACGGCGTGGCCGAGCGGTGGGGGCGGGACGTGCTGCACTGCCCGTACTGCCACGGCTGGGAGGTCCGCGACCGGGCCTTCGGTGTGATCGCGCACCCGAGGATGCCGGCGCACCAGGCGCTGATGGTCTCGAACTGGTCCGAGGACGTGACCCTCTTCGTGCACACGGCCGACGAGCTCACCGCCCACGACGCGGCGCTGCTCGACGCGGCCGGGGTCGAGGTCGTGACGGGCGAGGTGACGGGGCTCGTGGTCGAGGACGACCGGCTGACCGGGGTCCGGCTCGCCGACGGCCGGGTGGTCGCCCGCTCGGTGGTCTTCGTCGGCGCCGACCGCCTCGCGGCCCGGGACGGTGTCCTGCGGCAGCTGGGGGCCGCGCTGCGGGAGACGCCGTTCGGCGAGTTCGTGACGGTGGACGAGACGGGCCGGACGAGCGTTCCCGGCGTCTGGGCCGCCGGGAACGTGACGGGCCCGCAGGAGCAGGTCGTCAACGCGGTCGGCCAGGGCTACCGGGCCGGAGTGGCGATCAACAGCGAGCTGCTGCTCGGCGACCTGGAGGACGTGGTGGCCGGTCGGCCGCGCGGATGA
- a CDS encoding helix-turn-helix domain-containing protein codes for MTEDDRIDAVLNEVGPRLRRVRRDRGVTLAELSAATGISVSTLSRLESGQRKPSLELLLPLARAHQVPLDELVGAPAVGDPRVKARPIVRHGRTMYPLTRQPGGLQAYKVIQEKSNEAPEPRVHEGYEWLYVLSGKLRLVLGEHDVVLAAGEAAEFDTRVPHWFGPAGDGPVEFLSLFGPQGERMHVRARPKKEG; via the coding sequence ATGACCGAAGACGACCGCATCGACGCCGTGCTGAACGAGGTGGGACCCCGGCTCCGCCGGGTCCGCCGTGACCGAGGGGTGACCCTGGCCGAGCTCTCCGCCGCCACCGGCATCTCCGTCAGCACCCTCTCCCGGCTGGAGTCCGGACAGCGCAAGCCCAGTCTGGAGCTGCTCCTGCCGCTCGCCCGCGCCCATCAGGTGCCCCTCGACGAGCTGGTCGGCGCCCCCGCCGTCGGCGACCCCCGGGTCAAGGCGCGGCCGATCGTCCGCCACGGCCGCACGATGTACCCGCTGACCCGGCAGCCCGGCGGGCTCCAGGCGTACAAGGTGATCCAGGAGAAGTCGAACGAGGCCCCGGAGCCGCGCGTCCACGAGGGGTACGAGTGGCTGTACGTGCTCTCCGGGAAGCTGCGCCTGGTCCTCGGTGAGCACGACGTCGTCCTCGCCGCCGGGGAGGCGGCCGAGTTCGACACGCGCGTCCCGCACTGGTTCGGGCCCGCCGGGGACGGCCCGGTGGAGTTCCTCAGCCTCTTCGGCCCGCAGGGGGAGCGCATGCACGTCAGGGCGCGACCGAAGAAGGAGGGCTGA